A single window of [Clostridium] hylemonae DSM 15053 DNA harbors:
- the gltB gene encoding glutamate synthase large subunit has translation MDKQIEQRQYGLYRPEFEHDNCGIGAVVDIKGRKSHETVADALKIVENLEHRAGKDAEGKTGDGVGILLQISHKFFSRVCKPLGIFLRSERDYGVGMFFFPQDELKRNQAKNIFEVIVQKEGMKFLGWREVPVKEEVLGTRARACMPCIMQAFIERPDRTEKGIDFDRRLYVVRRVFEQSSDDTYVASLSSRTIAYKGMFLVGQLRSFFTDLQCPDYESAIALVHSRFSTNTNPSWERAHPNRFIVHNGEINTIRGNVDKMRAREENMESECLKGELHKVLPAVSSAGSDSAMLDNAVEFMVMSGMELPLAVMISIPEPWANTKDISRKKRDFYQYYATMMEPWDGPASILFSDGDCMGAVLDRNGLRPSRYYITSDDRLILSSEVGVLGIEPSGIVLKERLHPGKMLLVDTAAGKLIDDEELKEMYAGRQPYGEWLDSNLIKLKDLKIPNEKVPSYTGEECKKLQKAFGYSYEEVKTSILNMARNGIEQTAAMGADIPLAVLSGRHQNLFAYFKQLFAQVTNPPIDAIREEIVTSTTVYIGRDGNLLKESAQNCRMLKVNNPILTNTDLLKIKNIKADGFKAAEIPIVYYKNSGLEKAIDYLFIEVDRAIREGANILVLSDRGVDEYHVAMPSLLAVSGLQQHLVRTKKRTSVAIIVETGEPREVHHFAALLGYGACAVNPYLAHETIRQLIDTDMLQKDYYAAVDDYNEAVIHGIVKIASKMGISTIQSYQGAKIFEALGLKEDFIRQYFTDTVSRIGGIGMEEIAGDYMARHSEAFDPLGLEAELTLDSIGQHKARSGGERHLYNPRTIHLLQQSTRRGDYELFREYAKLINKEQEAVSLRGQLAFNYPEKGIPIEEVESIEDIVKRFKTGAMSYGSISKEAHETLAEAMNELHGKSNSGEGGEETERLSGSRCSAIKQVASGRFGVTSRYLVSAQEIQIKMAQGAKPGEGGHLPGTKVYPWIAKTRHSTPGVSLISPPPHHDIYSIEDLAQLIYDCKNANKDARISVKLVSEAGVGTVAAGVAKAGAGLILISGYDGGTGAAPGSSIHNAGLPWELGLAETHQTLIQNGLRERVRLETDGKLMSGRDVAVAAILGAEEFGFATAPLVTLGCVMMRVCDLDTCPVGVATQNPKLRRRFTGKPEYVVNFMCFIAENLREYMARLGVRTIDELVGRTDLLKTREVPVSDRAAKLDLKQILYNPYGKEPVPAIYDPKKKYDFQLEKTLDEKVLVKELLPALEKGHKKSIKVDVSNTDRTFGTMFGSEITRRYPDGLPEDTFIVKCRGAGGQSFGAFIPSGLTLELTGDTNDYFGKGLSGGKLSVMPPEDVKYRHDENIIAGNVALYGATGGKAFIGGVAGERFAVRNSGATAVVEGVGDHGCEYMTGGRVAVLGRTGRNFAAGMSGGVAYVLDMDNDLYKKVNKQLVNIEHVTSKYDVAQLKQMIEEHTACTGSVTGKAILQDFTEYLPRFKKIIPADYEMMMTAILQMEEQGMGSEEAKIEAFYAIRGGR, from the coding sequence CAGTCGTCGATATCAAAGGCCGCAAAAGCCATGAGACAGTGGCGGATGCCCTGAAGATCGTAGAAAATTTAGAACATAGAGCAGGCAAAGATGCCGAAGGTAAGACAGGTGACGGAGTTGGAATCTTATTACAGATTTCCCACAAGTTTTTCTCCAGAGTCTGTAAACCTCTCGGCATCTTTTTACGTTCCGAGAGAGACTATGGTGTGGGGATGTTCTTCTTCCCGCAGGATGAGCTGAAGCGAAATCAGGCGAAAAATATTTTTGAAGTGATCGTTCAGAAAGAAGGGATGAAGTTCCTCGGCTGGAGAGAAGTCCCTGTAAAAGAGGAAGTGCTCGGCACCCGGGCAAGAGCATGTATGCCGTGTATTATGCAGGCATTCATAGAACGGCCGGACAGAACAGAAAAAGGCATTGATTTTGACCGGCGCCTGTATGTAGTGCGCCGTGTCTTTGAACAGAGCAGCGACGATACATATGTGGCGTCTCTTTCCAGCCGGACGATCGCATATAAAGGAATGTTTCTCGTAGGACAGCTCCGTTCTTTCTTTACAGACCTGCAGTGCCCGGATTACGAATCTGCGATCGCACTTGTGCACTCGCGGTTCAGTACAAACACGAACCCAAGCTGGGAGCGGGCACATCCGAACAGGTTTATCGTACATAACGGAGAGATCAACACGATCCGGGGCAATGTTGACAAAATGCGCGCGAGGGAAGAAAATATGGAGTCCGAATGCCTGAAAGGCGAGCTGCATAAAGTGCTGCCGGCGGTGAGCAGCGCAGGTTCGGATTCCGCAATGCTCGATAACGCGGTGGAATTTATGGTTATGAGCGGGATGGAACTTCCCCTGGCTGTTATGATATCCATTCCCGAACCGTGGGCAAATACGAAAGATATCTCCCGGAAGAAAAGAGATTTTTATCAATATTATGCGACAATGATGGAGCCGTGGGACGGTCCTGCCTCCATCCTGTTCAGCGACGGCGACTGCATGGGAGCGGTCCTTGACCGGAACGGGCTGAGACCGTCCAGGTATTACATTACTTCCGACGACCGTCTGATCCTGTCGTCGGAAGTAGGCGTACTTGGCATAGAGCCGTCCGGGATCGTGCTCAAGGAGCGGCTGCATCCCGGCAAGATGCTGCTTGTAGATACCGCGGCAGGAAAACTTATAGACGATGAGGAACTGAAAGAAATGTATGCCGGCCGCCAGCCTTACGGCGAGTGGCTGGACAGTAACCTTATAAAGCTGAAAGACCTGAAGATCCCAAATGAAAAGGTACCGTCATACACAGGCGAGGAGTGCAAAAAGCTTCAGAAAGCTTTCGGATATTCCTATGAAGAAGTAAAGACTTCTATACTGAATATGGCCAGGAACGGGATAGAACAAACGGCGGCAATGGGGGCCGACATACCACTGGCAGTGCTGTCCGGCAGGCATCAGAATCTGTTTGCCTATTTTAAACAGCTGTTCGCACAGGTCACCAATCCTCCTATTGACGCGATCCGGGAGGAGATCGTGACATCCACGACGGTATATATCGGAAGAGACGGGAACCTTCTGAAGGAAAGCGCACAAAACTGCAGAATGCTCAAGGTCAATAATCCGATTCTCACCAACACAGACCTGCTGAAAATAAAGAACATAAAAGCAGACGGTTTCAAGGCGGCTGAGATACCTATTGTATACTATAAAAATTCCGGTCTTGAAAAAGCCATAGACTATCTGTTCATCGAGGTGGACCGGGCGATCCGGGAAGGGGCGAATATACTCGTTCTGTCAGACCGGGGCGTGGATGAGTACCATGTGGCCATGCCGTCTCTTTTGGCAGTGTCCGGTTTGCAGCAGCATCTTGTGCGGACAAAAAAGCGGACGTCAGTGGCTATTATAGTAGAGACGGGAGAACCAAGAGAAGTACATCATTTTGCCGCGCTGCTCGGATACGGGGCCTGTGCCGTCAACCCATATCTTGCACATGAAACGATCCGGCAGCTCATAGACACTGACATGCTCCAGAAAGATTATTACGCGGCAGTAGATGATTACAATGAGGCGGTCATACACGGCATTGTAAAGATCGCTTCCAAGATGGGCATTTCCACCATACAGTCTTACCAGGGCGCTAAAATATTTGAGGCGCTTGGACTGAAAGAAGACTTTATCCGCCAGTATTTTACCGATACCGTGAGCCGGATCGGGGGGATCGGCATGGAGGAGATAGCCGGAGACTATATGGCGCGTCACTCGGAGGCTTTTGATCCGCTCGGGCTGGAGGCAGAACTTACGCTGGACAGTATAGGACAGCACAAGGCCAGGAGCGGCGGAGAAAGGCATCTGTATAATCCCCGTACGATACATCTGCTGCAGCAGTCCACAAGAAGGGGAGATTATGAGCTGTTCAGAGAGTATGCAAAACTTATAAACAAAGAGCAGGAAGCTGTCAGTCTGAGAGGCCAGCTTGCATTCAATTATCCGGAAAAAGGAATTCCGATAGAGGAAGTAGAAAGCATAGAAGATATTGTTAAGAGATTTAAAACAGGCGCCATGTCATACGGTTCCATATCGAAAGAAGCGCATGAGACACTGGCTGAGGCCATGAATGAACTGCACGGAAAGTCAAACAGCGGCGAGGGAGGAGAAGAGACAGAGCGGCTGTCCGGCAGCCGCTGTTCTGCCATCAAACAAGTGGCTTCCGGGCGGTTCGGAGTCACATCCCGCTATCTTGTGAGCGCACAGGAAATACAGATAAAAATGGCGCAGGGGGCAAAACCAGGGGAGGGCGGCCATCTTCCAGGCACAAAGGTATATCCGTGGATCGCAAAAACACGGCATTCCACCCCAGGTGTCAGCCTCATATCCCCGCCTCCCCACCACGATATCTATTCCATTGAAGACCTGGCACAGCTTATCTATGACTGTAAAAATGCCAATAAGGACGCGCGCATATCCGTCAAACTTGTATCTGAGGCCGGCGTTGGCACTGTGGCGGCCGGCGTTGCCAAAGCGGGGGCAGGACTGATCCTTATCTCCGGATACGACGGAGGGACCGGGGCAGCGCCGGGAAGTTCGATCCACAATGCAGGACTTCCGTGGGAACTTGGCCTGGCAGAAACGCACCAGACGCTCATACAGAACGGGCTTCGGGAACGGGTGCGGCTTGAGACAGACGGGAAACTGATGAGCGGCAGAGATGTGGCGGTTGCGGCAATACTTGGCGCAGAGGAATTTGGATTTGCGACAGCACCGCTCGTGACGCTCGGATGTGTCATGATGCGAGTGTGCGATCTGGATACGTGCCCGGTGGGAGTCGCCACCCAGAATCCAAAGCTTCGCAGACGTTTTACAGGAAAGCCGGAATACGTTGTGAACTTCATGTGCTTTATCGCAGAAAATCTGCGGGAATATATGGCAAGACTTGGTGTGCGGACCATCGATGAGCTTGTCGGAAGAACAGATCTTCTTAAAACAAGAGAAGTTCCCGTTTCCGACCGGGCGGCAAAGCTTGATCTGAAACAGATTCTGTATAACCCATACGGAAAGGAACCGGTTCCGGCCATATACGATCCGAAGAAAAAGTATGACTTTCAGCTGGAAAAGACGCTGGATGAAAAGGTTCTTGTGAAAGAACTTCTGCCGGCGCTGGAAAAAGGCCATAAAAAAAGCATTAAAGTTGACGTGTCGAATACGGACCGTACCTTTGGCACGATGTTTGGATCTGAGATCACAAGACGTTATCCGGACGGACTGCCGGAAGACACCTTCATTGTAAAATGCAGGGGTGCCGGAGGACAGTCATTCGGAGCGTTCATACCGTCCGGCCTGACGCTGGAGCTCACCGGGGACACCAACGATTACTTCGGAAAAGGTCTTTCAGGCGGCAAGCTTTCCGTTATGCCTCCGGAAGACGTCAAGTACAGACATGACGAAAATATTATCGCAGGCAATGTGGCGCTTTATGGCGCTACCGGAGGAAAGGCATTTATCGGCGGAGTGGCGGGAGAGCGCTTTGCAGTGCGCAATTCAGGAGCTACTGCAGTGGTAGAAGGAGTCGGGGACCATGGATGCGAGTATATGACCGGAGGAAGAGTCGCAGTGCTCGGCCGGACCGGAAGAAACTTCGCGGCCGGCATGAGCGGCGGTGTCGCCTATGTGCTCGACATGGACAACGATCTATACAAGAAGGTAAACAAGCAGCTCGTCAATATAGAACACGTGACATCCAAATATGATGTGGCCCAGCTGAAACAGATGATCGAAGAACATACCGCGTGTACCGGTTCCGTGACCGGAAAAGCAATTCTGCAAGACTTTACAGAGTATCTGCCGCGGTTTAAAAAGATAATCCCGGCAGATTATGAGATGATGATGACGGCCATCCTGCAGATGGAGGAGCAGGGTATGGGAAGTGAAGAAGCCAAGATCGAAGCATTTTATGCAATCAGAGGCGGAAGATAG
- a CDS encoding glutamate synthase subunit beta, which produces MGKATGFMEYDRQDKEAEAPKSRIRHYNEFYTPLPREEQERQGARCMSCGVPFCQSGEQIMGMASGCPLHNLIPEWNDLIYRGNWEEAYYRLKKTNNFPEFTSRVCPSLCEAACTCSLNGDAVTAKANEYGIIENAYKMGYASARQVRVRTGKKIAVIGSGPSGLAAADLLNRRGHSVTVFEREDKAGGLLRYGIPNMKLEKQVIDRKLSIMEEEGIAFVTGCNVGKDRKADSILMEFDCALLACGASRPRDIKVPGRDAKGIHFAVDFLKSTTKALWANEMKPKDGTYISAKGKRVLVIGGGDTGNDCVGTVVRHRAASVLQLEMMPKAPEHRTEENPWPEWPKVSKTDYGQEEAAAVFGQDPRVYETTVKEFIKDENGNVCKAVLTKLEGRRDKKSGRIIMAEAAGSEYTVEADLVLIAAGFLGCEPYIANAFGVKTDERGNAATSKGGYRTNAEAVFAAGDMRRGQSLVVWAIREGREAAREVDKSLMGYTNLNIQ; this is translated from the coding sequence ATGGGAAAAGCAACAGGATTTATGGAATATGACAGACAGGATAAGGAGGCCGAAGCGCCAAAGTCCCGCATCAGGCATTACAATGAATTTTACACGCCTTTGCCGCGGGAGGAGCAGGAGCGCCAGGGGGCCAGATGCATGTCATGCGGCGTTCCGTTCTGCCAGTCGGGAGAACAGATCATGGGCATGGCAAGCGGATGTCCGCTCCACAATCTTATACCTGAGTGGAACGACCTCATTTACCGTGGAAATTGGGAAGAAGCATATTACCGCCTGAAAAAGACGAATAATTTTCCGGAATTTACATCGAGAGTCTGCCCGTCACTGTGTGAGGCGGCCTGTACCTGTTCGCTGAACGGGGATGCGGTGACGGCAAAAGCCAATGAATATGGAATTATTGAGAATGCATATAAGATGGGGTATGCGTCCGCCAGGCAGGTCAGAGTCAGAACCGGAAAAAAGATAGCGGTCATAGGCTCCGGACCATCCGGTCTGGCGGCCGCTGATCTTTTGAACAGAAGAGGCCACAGCGTCACGGTATTTGAACGGGAAGACAAAGCCGGAGGGCTGCTCCGCTATGGGATCCCGAACATGAAGCTGGAAAAGCAGGTGATCGACAGGAAGCTGTCTATAATGGAAGAAGAAGGCATCGCTTTTGTGACCGGATGCAATGTGGGAAAGGACAGAAAAGCGGACAGCATCTTGATGGAATTTGACTGTGCCTTGCTGGCATGCGGAGCCTCCCGCCCGAGAGATATCAAAGTGCCTGGACGTGACGCAAAGGGGATTCATTTTGCGGTGGATTTTCTCAAGTCCACGACAAAGGCGCTTTGGGCAAACGAGATGAAACCGAAGGACGGGACGTATATTTCGGCAAAAGGAAAAAGAGTGCTTGTCATCGGCGGAGGCGATACCGGAAATGACTGTGTCGGAACCGTTGTGCGCCACAGAGCGGCATCGGTGCTTCAGCTTGAAATGATGCCGAAAGCGCCTGAACACCGAACAGAAGAGAATCCGTGGCCGGAATGGCCGAAGGTGAGCAAGACGGATTACGGACAGGAGGAGGCCGCCGCTGTGTTCGGGCAGGATCCGAGAGTCTATGAGACTACAGTGAAAGAATTTATCAAAGATGAGAACGGAAACGTGTGTAAAGCGGTACTCACGAAACTGGAGGGCAGGAGAGATAAGAAATCCGGCCGTATAATAATGGCAGAAGCCGCAGGAAGTGAATATACTGTAGAAGCGGACCTTGTGCTGATCGCCGCCGGTTTTCTCGGGTGCGAGCCGTATATTGCCAATGCATTCGGGGTGAAGACAGATGAGCGCGGCAATGCAGCGACGTCAAAGGGAGGATACCGCACGAATGCGGAAGCTGTGTTCGCGGCGGGAGATATGCGCAGGGGGCAGTCCCTTGTCGTGTGGGCGATCCGGGAAGGGCGTGAAGCTGCCCGGGAAGTGGATAAAAGTCTGATGGGATATACAAATCTTAATATTCAGTGA
- a CDS encoding NlpC/P60 family protein: protein MIIMKRLKATLVTVALTSSLIVTPVFAEPSVDDLKANKKAAEEQVSSLQSQLTDLLNKLGQLEEDLIAKGEEITKAEEDLKEAEALEKKQYEDMKLRIQFMYEEGNTSAVEAIVTSENFGDLVNKAEYVQNVHDYDRDKLQEYVDTKQKIADLKTTLEEEKTNLESMQSEYESKEDELNTTIETKKSEIADFDDQIQAAAEAAAAEAARQQEAQRQAVASDNNGGGGSGSGGGTNSGGGGSSSGIDYTGTGNTATAQAIVSAAYSQLGVPYVWGGTTPGAGLDCSGLTQYCHRVAGISIGRTSQVQGGGGKAVSSPQPGDLVCYGTHIGIYIGNGQMIHAPHTGDVVKVANVYGSPWYRRYW, encoded by the coding sequence ATGATTATTATGAAGAGATTGAAAGCTACGTTGGTGACAGTAGCGCTGACCAGTTCCCTGATCGTAACGCCGGTGTTCGCAGAACCGTCGGTAGATGATCTGAAGGCGAACAAGAAGGCAGCGGAAGAACAAGTCAGTTCACTGCAGAGCCAGCTGACAGATTTGCTGAACAAGCTCGGCCAGCTGGAGGAGGATCTGATCGCCAAAGGGGAGGAGATCACAAAGGCAGAGGAAGACCTGAAAGAAGCAGAGGCACTTGAGAAAAAGCAGTACGAGGACATGAAGCTTCGGATCCAGTTCATGTATGAAGAAGGAAATACGAGCGCGGTAGAGGCGATCGTAACGTCCGAGAATTTTGGAGATCTGGTCAATAAAGCAGAATATGTACAGAATGTGCATGATTATGACCGCGATAAACTTCAGGAATATGTGGATACGAAGCAGAAGATCGCAGATTTGAAGACAACTCTGGAAGAAGAGAAGACGAATCTCGAGAGTATGCAGTCTGAGTATGAAAGCAAAGAAGATGAATTAAATACGACGATAGAGACTAAAAAGTCAGAGATCGCAGATTTTGATGACCAGATACAGGCGGCGGCGGAAGCTGCGGCGGCCGAGGCTGCTAGACAGCAGGAAGCGCAGCGCCAGGCGGTAGCGTCAGACAATAATGGCGGAGGCGGCTCCGGTTCAGGCGGCGGCACGAACAGCGGCGGAGGCGGCAGTTCATCCGGTATCGATTATACAGGAACAGGCAATACGGCTACGGCACAGGCGATCGTAAGCGCGGCGTACAGCCAGCTCGGTGTGCCATATGTATGGGGAGGCACTACACCGGGAGCAGGGCTGGATTGTTCCGGACTCACACAATACTGCCACAGAGTAGCCGGGATCAGTATCGGACGTACGTCACAGGTACAGGGAGGCGGCGGAAAAGCGGTCAGCAGTCCGCAGCCGGGAGACCTGGTATGTTACGGAACGCATATTGGTATTTATATAGGAAATGGACAGATGATCCATGCACCACACACAGGGGATGTAGTTAAGGTAGCAAATGTATATGGTTCACCATGGTACAGACGTTACTGGTAA
- a CDS encoding C40 family peptidase produces MRKLCRVCTISLLAGVLVVTPVSAEPSVNDLESSKAAAENEVSALQSELSATLDKIASLEAELKEKTEAVVKTNEELEEAAYQERQQYSDMKLRIRYMYEEGDGSAVETLLSAKSFSDLVNKAEYVQNVHSYDKQKLEEYIKTKEKVETLKNSLDTDVENMQAKQTALQKEKESLSGTISSKQSQIAQLDASIQDALAAAVEEQQTADGGGQDDADAGGNGNTDKGSSNNSGSNDDKNYAPPSGGSGAAVASYACQFVGNKYVYGGSSLTNGTDCSGFTMAVYAAFGVSLPHNDSAQEAYGRAVSYAEAQPGDLIFYGGHVGIYIGGGSIVHASNSAPYPEGGIKISSATYKPIKCVRRIF; encoded by the coding sequence ATGAGGAAACTGTGTAGAGTGTGTACGATTTCATTGCTGGCGGGAGTTCTGGTTGTAACACCGGTGTCTGCAGAACCGTCGGTAAACGATTTGGAGAGCAGTAAGGCGGCAGCCGAGAACGAGGTCAGCGCCCTTCAGAGTGAATTGTCAGCGACATTAGACAAGATCGCGTCACTGGAAGCTGAGCTGAAAGAAAAGACAGAAGCGGTAGTAAAGACGAATGAAGAGCTGGAAGAGGCGGCCTATCAGGAGCGCCAGCAGTACAGCGACATGAAACTCCGCATCCGGTATATGTATGAAGAAGGGGACGGCAGCGCTGTAGAGACACTTTTATCTGCAAAGAGCTTTTCCGATTTGGTTAATAAAGCGGAATACGTGCAGAATGTGCACAGTTACGATAAGCAAAAACTCGAAGAATATATCAAGACAAAAGAAAAAGTTGAGACATTAAAAAACAGTCTGGACACAGATGTAGAGAATATGCAGGCTAAGCAGACAGCGCTGCAGAAAGAAAAAGAGTCCTTAAGCGGCACGATCTCTTCCAAACAGTCTCAGATCGCACAGCTGGACGCAAGCATTCAGGATGCGTTGGCGGCAGCAGTGGAGGAACAGCAGACGGCAGACGGCGGTGGACAGGATGATGCAGACGCAGGTGGAAACGGCAATACAGATAAAGGCAGTTCCAATAACAGCGGAAGCAATGATGACAAAAATTATGCCCCGCCTTCCGGCGGCAGCGGCGCGGCGGTTGCCAGTTATGCCTGCCAGTTCGTGGGCAACAAGTATGTGTATGGCGGAAGCAGCCTGACAAACGGAACAGATTGTTCCGGCTTTACAATGGCGGTGTACGCGGCCTTTGGAGTATCCCTTCCACATAATGACAGCGCACAGGAGGCGTACGGAAGAGCGGTCAGTTATGCGGAGGCTCAGCCGGGAGATCTGATTTTCTACGGTGGACATGTCGGCATCTATATCGGCGGAGGCAGTATCGTGCATGCATCCAATTCGGCGCCTTATCCTGAGGGTGGGATCAAGATCAGCAGCGCTACATACAAACCGATCAAATGTGTCAGAAGAATTTTTTAA
- a CDS encoding C40 family peptidase: MKNRLTQAVIVASVASALVVTPVFAEPSVDDLKKNKAAAESEVGSLQAELTELVSKISQLESDLIEKGEEITKAEDDLKEAQKQEEEQYEDMKLRIKFMYEEGDTSFVETLVSAKNFSDLVNKAEYVQNVHTYDRQMLTEYVETKQKVADLKVTLEEEMTSMENMQQQFESDKDSLDATLESKQAEIANLDGEIQAAVEKAAEERRKEEEARQAEARRQEAAQAPSDNGGGGGTGGSSKPSTPQPSYQGQGDTAVAQAIVSAAYSQLGVPYKWGGTTPGVGLDCSGLVQYAHRVAGISIPRNSEAQYAAGQKVSIPQPGDICWKPGHVGVYIGNGKMIEAQQTGTNIMISNVRAVGYARYW; the protein is encoded by the coding sequence ATGAAGAATAGACTGACCCAGGCTGTTATAGTTGCATCGGTGGCAAGTGCGCTCGTAGTGACTCCGGTGTTCGCAGAACCGTCGGTGGACGATCTGAAGAAAAATAAAGCGGCAGCCGAAAGCGAAGTTGGTTCCCTGCAGGCAGAACTGACAGAACTTGTATCCAAGATCAGCCAGCTTGAAAGTGATTTGATAGAAAAGGGCGAAGAGATCACAAAGGCAGAAGATGATTTAAAAGAAGCCCAGAAGCAGGAAGAAGAGCAGTATGAAGATATGAAGCTGCGCATTAAGTTTATGTATGAGGAGGGCGACACCAGTTTTGTGGAGACGCTCGTATCCGCAAAAAACTTTTCCGATCTCGTCAATAAAGCGGAATATGTTCAGAACGTACATACATATGACAGACAGATGCTGACAGAATATGTAGAAACAAAGCAGAAGGTAGCGGACCTCAAAGTTACGCTCGAGGAAGAAATGACCAGCATGGAGAACATGCAGCAGCAGTTTGAGTCTGATAAGGACAGCCTTGACGCCACACTTGAGAGCAAGCAGGCAGAGATCGCCAATCTCGACGGAGAGATACAGGCGGCGGTTGAAAAGGCTGCCGAGGAACGAAGAAAAGAGGAAGAAGCAAGGCAGGCAGAGGCAAGAAGACAGGAGGCAGCGCAGGCTCCGTCTGATAACGGAGGCGGCGGAGGTACGGGAGGAAGCAGCAAACCGTCCACGCCTCAGCCATCTTACCAGGGACAGGGCGACACAGCAGTCGCGCAGGCGATCGTGAGCGCTGCGTATTCGCAGCTTGGAGTTCCTTATAAATGGGGAGGAACGACGCCGGGCGTCGGACTTGACTGTTCCGGGCTTGTTCAGTATGCACACAGGGTGGCTGGAATTTCCATCCCAAGAAACTCAGAGGCGCAGTATGCGGCCGGTCAGAAAGTTTCAATTCCGCAGCCGGGCGACATCTGCTGGAAGCCGGGACATGTAGGCGTTTATATCGGCAACGGCAAGATGATCGAAGCACAGCAGACGGGTACCAATATTATGATAAGTAATGTCAGAGCAGTAGGTTATGCAAGATATTGGTAG
- a CDS encoding NlpC/P60 family protein translates to MKKRLGQALITTLVMSSLVAAPVLAAPGGVDELEGQKQAVEAQAEDVNARLVSLLVQFDALKQDMAGQKERIAQAEKDYKEASEKEQEQYEAMKLRIQYMYEQGDTSFLETVVSASSYSDLVNKAEYVQKVHSYDRKMLKEYVDTKNEVASLKEELESGEAEMEAMAEDLSGQQANLEGTLSDMRSQIADFDTQLAAAKEEAAQQLGELTEDTENMTASIDNSGSDDGAGGGKPSSGGSTGGAAAGQTSKPTGNTGGSTGSSSNNNTSKPSNNNGGSNTSKPSNNNSGNTSKPSNASLGQQIASKACTYVGNPYVYGGTSLTNGADCSGFVQSVHRLFGISTPRDSWGQLAGGKAVTYSNILPGDVIVYSDHVAIYIGGNQIVHASNSKPYPAGGIKISSPANYRTVLGVRRYW, encoded by the coding sequence ATGAAGAAACGATTAGGACAGGCACTCATCACTACTTTAGTGATGAGTTCTTTAGTTGCAGCACCTGTTTTGGCGGCGCCTGGCGGCGTGGATGAGCTGGAAGGCCAGAAACAGGCAGTCGAAGCCCAGGCGGAGGATGTCAATGCCAGGCTCGTCAGTCTCCTTGTGCAGTTTGATGCATTGAAACAGGATATGGCCGGCCAGAAAGAACGTATCGCCCAGGCGGAGAAAGACTATAAGGAAGCCAGTGAAAAGGAGCAGGAACAGTATGAAGCAATGAAGCTTCGTATACAGTACATGTACGAGCAGGGGGATACGAGCTTCCTTGAGACTGTAGTATCCGCCAGCAGTTATTCCGATCTGGTCAATAAGGCGGAATATGTGCAGAAGGTACACTCTTACGACAGAAAGATGCTCAAAGAGTACGTTGACACGAAAAACGAAGTGGCATCTCTGAAAGAGGAACTGGAGTCCGGTGAAGCCGAGATGGAGGCAATGGCGGAAGACTTAAGCGGACAGCAGGCGAATCTGGAAGGTACTTTGTCTGATATGAGAAGCCAGATAGCGGATTTTGACACACAGCTGGCGGCGGCAAAGGAAGAAGCGGCCCAGCAGCTTGGCGAGCTGACAGAAGATACAGAGAACATGACCGCATCCATCGATAACAGCGGCTCAGATGATGGGGCCGGCGGCGGAAAACCATCATCCGGAGGAAGTACAGGCGGCGCGGCCGCAGGCCAGACGTCGAAACCGACCGGAAATACAGGCGGCAGTACAGGCAGTTCTTCAAATAACAATACGAGTAAGCCCTCTAACAACAACGGTGGAAGCAATACGAGCAAGCCGTCCAACAATAACAGCGGCAATACAAGTAAGCCAAGCAACGCGTCACTCGGCCAGCAGATTGCCTCAAAGGCATGTACATATGTAGGAAATCCGTACGTATACGGCGGCACGAGCCTGACGAACGGGGCCGATTGTTCCGGGTTCGTTCAGTCTGTACACAGGCTGTTCGGTATCTCCACACCGAGAGATTCCTGGGGACAGCTGGCAGGAGGAAAAGCGGTCACTTACTCGAATATACTGCCCGGCGATGTCATCGTGTACAGCGACCATGTTGCCATCTACATAGGCGGAAACCAGATCGTCCATGCGTCTAACAGCAAGCCGTACCCGGCGGGGGGAATTAAGATAAGCAGCCCCGCAAACTACAGAACGGTTCTCGGAGTGAGACGGTACTGGTAA